From one Paeniglutamicibacter psychrophenolicus genomic stretch:
- a CDS encoding ATP-binding protein has translation MSIEMTLPLSDALNPGQHRLTQIQVINWGTFHGRHTLYVDRAGTLLTGHPGVGKSTLFDGIGHIFHAAPRLNESAHEASTRKDRRTTYSYMRGRRFKTEAGTLYQRPGATWSALALVYEDGLGSSVCIGAIFDLPANGLEGQVGKHYVMGDRVLDTAALEDHGARRFTPSSLQKSLPGFESFDVHRAFAEKFRRRLGIDNDKAFSLLRTLQNGKGLDKGVNQFFRYEVLEIPATMKAAAGAIEDFSHLRGIHRQLEEARAQRDALASVPEQKLRHDELTAELSTLSALVSTQLPAFGAQLATRALQGENSMLGAAVEANTALIEESGARKATLETKVASLNEQHEAGGGAGLALLEREAQAARKHLAEREEVLRTLRENFEAVGLNFTFTASGLQAMRRQAAVSAENLASIAKDARTMEYEAMATVMNLKDRAKKLRLQIDSYAKRGSNIDDRSIAARRAIAASTNLDIEDLPFAGELIDLSPSHGQWRPSAEKALRSLATTLLVRGDDIKSVTRAIDSLSGLGRIRWMDISKTPREVVSGPGDLVGKLDFKHSAAGTWLRAKIAADYPLACVETDAGLHIHDKAISLAGTIKTGSGTFERDTRPVAASDYLLGFTNAEKISELETKLAALEAETTRAAAVADDRSAAKDQLAAKLALLGSLASDERSFASLDASGALVILQDLEARMAEALSRSGDLSHVRRALEAARAELEECVGTLAVARAEATTLSAALERAKGALRAASVRDASTEDWAVEKLAASEQLAPLTKRLDEGASVSTTELEAALNALALSLSESGAELKREAYTLEAALKDTFKSFAREFGNSAAVSFGTSVEAAEHYVALHQGIIEQGLPQHEEEFREYFSNRSYERFSDLLQLLEEDRRSIAERISPLNQILADVTFEHGSKLALEVATTIPDEARAFRQALKEALAGAYSSRGAGTLSESYKALEALVDALDDSSRAAWRDTVLDVRQHVTISCNEHKPNGEIETGLEPGTLSGGEGQRFTSFIMGAALAYQLGFATAGFTAYGTVMIDEAFIQANSEYAAAGINALQEFGFQLLLAAPEDKIDLSRHLGSVCDIIKHPESNVSGFVASGRSPAVATSIILR, from the coding sequence ATGAGCATTGAAATGACCCTCCCGCTCTCCGACGCGCTGAACCCCGGGCAGCACCGACTCACCCAGATCCAGGTCATCAACTGGGGCACCTTCCACGGCCGGCACACCTTGTATGTGGATCGCGCCGGAACCCTGCTCACCGGGCACCCGGGCGTTGGCAAGTCGACGCTCTTTGACGGCATCGGACACATCTTCCATGCCGCACCGCGGCTGAACGAATCCGCGCACGAGGCCTCCACCCGCAAGGACCGCCGCACCACCTACTCCTACATGCGCGGACGCCGCTTCAAGACCGAGGCCGGCACGCTCTACCAGCGCCCCGGCGCCACCTGGAGCGCCCTGGCCCTGGTCTACGAGGACGGGCTGGGTTCGTCGGTGTGCATCGGCGCGATCTTCGACCTGCCGGCCAACGGCCTCGAGGGCCAGGTTGGCAAGCACTACGTGATGGGCGACCGGGTGCTGGACACCGCTGCCCTGGAAGATCACGGGGCCCGGCGCTTCACCCCGTCCTCGCTGCAGAAATCCCTGCCCGGCTTCGAGTCCTTCGACGTGCACCGCGCCTTTGCCGAGAAGTTCCGCCGCCGCCTGGGCATCGACAACGACAAGGCGTTCTCGCTGCTGCGCACCCTGCAGAACGGCAAGGGACTGGACAAGGGCGTGAACCAGTTCTTCCGCTACGAGGTGCTGGAAATCCCCGCCACCATGAAGGCGGCCGCCGGGGCCATCGAGGACTTCTCCCACCTGCGCGGCATCCACCGCCAGCTCGAGGAGGCCCGCGCCCAGCGCGACGCCCTGGCTTCGGTGCCGGAGCAGAAGCTGCGCCACGACGAGCTGACCGCCGAGCTGTCCACCCTCAGCGCGCTGGTCTCCACGCAGCTTCCGGCCTTCGGCGCGCAGTTGGCGACCCGGGCCCTGCAGGGCGAGAATTCCATGCTCGGCGCCGCGGTCGAGGCCAACACCGCGTTGATCGAGGAAAGCGGCGCCCGCAAGGCCACCCTTGAAACCAAGGTCGCTTCGCTGAACGAACAGCACGAGGCCGGAGGCGGTGCCGGGCTGGCGCTGCTGGAACGCGAGGCCCAGGCCGCCCGCAAGCACCTGGCCGAGCGCGAAGAAGTGCTGCGCACGCTGCGCGAGAACTTCGAGGCCGTGGGCCTGAACTTCACCTTCACCGCTTCCGGGCTGCAGGCCATGCGCCGGCAGGCCGCGGTCAGCGCCGAGAACCTGGCCTCCATTGCCAAGGACGCGCGGACCATGGAGTACGAGGCCATGGCAACGGTCATGAACCTCAAGGACCGGGCCAAGAAGCTGCGGCTGCAGATCGATTCCTATGCCAAGCGCGGCTCAAACATCGATGACCGGTCGATCGCCGCCCGCCGCGCCATCGCCGCCTCCACCAACCTGGACATCGAGGACCTGCCCTTCGCCGGGGAACTGATCGACCTCTCCCCCTCCCACGGGCAGTGGCGTCCGTCCGCTGAAAAGGCGCTGAGGTCCCTGGCCACCACGCTGCTGGTGCGCGGGGATGACATCAAGTCGGTCACCCGGGCCATCGACTCGCTCTCGGGCCTGGGCCGGATCCGCTGGATGGACATCTCCAAGACCCCGCGCGAGGTAGTCTCCGGCCCCGGGGACCTGGTGGGGAAGCTCGACTTCAAGCATTCGGCCGCCGGCACCTGGCTGCGCGCCAAGATCGCTGCCGACTACCCGCTGGCCTGCGTCGAAACCGATGCCGGCCTGCACATCCACGACAAGGCCATCTCGCTGGCCGGCACCATCAAGACCGGGTCCGGGACCTTCGAGCGCGACACCCGCCCGGTTGCCGCCTCCGACTACCTCCTCGGCTTCACCAACGCGGAGAAGATCTCCGAGCTGGAAACCAAGCTGGCGGCCCTGGAGGCCGAGACCACCCGCGCCGCCGCGGTGGCCGATGACCGTTCCGCGGCCAAGGACCAGCTGGCCGCCAAGCTGGCGCTGCTGGGCTCCCTGGCCAGCGACGAGCGGTCCTTCGCATCCCTGGATGCCTCCGGCGCCCTGGTCATCCTGCAGGACCTGGAAGCACGCATGGCCGAGGCGCTGTCCCGGTCCGGGGACCTCTCGCATGTGCGCCGGGCCCTGGAGGCGGCGCGCGCCGAACTCGAGGAATGCGTCGGCACCCTGGCCGTGGCCCGCGCCGAGGCAACCACGCTGTCCGCGGCGCTGGAACGGGCCAAGGGTGCGCTGCGCGCAGCGTCGGTGCGCGATGCCAGCACCGAGGACTGGGCCGTGGAGAAGCTGGCAGCCAGCGAGCAGCTGGCCCCGCTCACCAAGCGCCTGGACGAGGGGGCCTCGGTGTCCACCACCGAGCTGGAGGCCGCACTGAACGCGCTGGCCCTGTCGCTGTCCGAGTCCGGTGCAGAGCTCAAGCGCGAGGCCTACACGCTGGAAGCAGCGTTGAAGGACACCTTCAAGTCATTCGCCCGCGAGTTCGGCAATTCCGCCGCGGTCTCCTTCGGCACCTCGGTGGAGGCGGCCGAGCACTACGTCGCCCTGCACCAGGGCATCATCGAGCAGGGATTGCCGCAGCACGAGGAGGAGTTCCGCGAGTACTTCTCCAACCGCTCCTACGAGCGCTTCTCGGACCTGTTGCAGCTGCTGGAGGAGGATCGCCGGTCGATTGCCGAGCGCATCTCGCCGCTGAACCAGATCCTGGCCGATGTCACCTTCGAGCACGGCTCCAAGTTGGCCCTCGAGGTCGCCACGACGATCCCCGACGAGGCGCGGGCCTTCCGCCAGGCGCTGAAGGAGGCCCTGGCAGGGGCGTATTCCTCGCGAGGCGCCGGGACCCTGAGCGAAAGCTACAAGGCGCTCGAGGCCCTGGTCGATGCGTTGGATGATTCCTCGCGCGCCGCCTGGCGCGACACCGTGCTGGATGTGCGCCAGCACGTGACCATCAGCTGCAACGAGCACAAGCCCAACGGAGAAATCGAAACCGGGCTGGAGCCCGGCACGCTCTCCGGCGGCGAGGGGCAGCGCTTCACCTCCTTCATCATGGGCGCGGCCCTGGCCTACCAGCTGGGTTTCGCCACCGCCGGGTTCACCGCCTACGGCACCGTGATGATCGACGAGGCGTTCATCCAGGCGAACTCCGAGTACGCGGCCGCGGGCATCAACGCACTGCAGGAATTCGGGTTCCAGCTGCTGCTTGCCGCCCCGGAGGACAAGATCGATCTGTCCCGGCACCTGGGGTCGGTGTGCGACATCATCAAGCACCCCGAATCCAATGTCTCCGGGTTCGTGGCCTCGGGCCGTTCCCCGGCCGTGGCCACGAGCATCATTTTGCGATAG
- a CDS encoding nucleotidyltransferase domain-containing protein, which produces MQNPFAAISPTGVDSIVLSVLARSTGMYTTSDIMGLLPEKASREAVRQATARLVVQGVIIEQRAGILSMFTLNREHLLADAILAISKAKRTFIARLREEISSWPMQPVTVMLFGSAARNEMGNGSDIDLLVVVPDTWPEDENHIQQLSGRASLWTGNDVRPLVYTESEVADAPIFNSILTDGIDVAGDKNWLRKRIRKVPVR; this is translated from the coding sequence ATGCAAAACCCGTTCGCCGCCATCAGCCCAACAGGTGTCGACTCGATTGTGCTCAGTGTTTTGGCCAGGTCGACCGGAATGTACACCACCAGCGACATCATGGGGCTGCTGCCAGAGAAAGCGTCGCGCGAAGCTGTGCGTCAGGCCACGGCCCGACTTGTTGTCCAAGGTGTAATCATCGAGCAGCGCGCTGGCATTCTTTCCATGTTCACCCTCAACCGGGAACATCTCCTTGCGGACGCCATCCTTGCCATCTCAAAAGCCAAGCGGACATTCATTGCAAGACTTCGAGAGGAAATATCCTCTTGGCCAATGCAACCGGTCACAGTGATGCTTTTCGGATCAGCTGCGCGCAACGAAATGGGCAATGGCAGCGACATCGACCTGCTCGTGGTTGTTCCGGATACCTGGCCGGAAGACGAAAACCACATTCAACAGTTGTCCGGCAGAGCATCCCTCTGGACAGGAAACGACGTGCGGCCGTTGGTCTACACCGAGTCGGAAGTCGCCGATGCGCCGATCTTCAACTCGATCCTGACTGACGGAATCGATGTCGCCGGCGACAAAAACTGGCTAAGAAAACGCATCAGGAAGGTGCCAGTACGGTGA
- a CDS encoding RNA polymerase sigma factor has product MTTNPAFELVVRRHGPSVLRMCTALLGPGPDAQDAWSETFLAALRAYPALAPGANIEAWLITIARHKAIDILRANHPVPMDELPETVVLPELTGKLEMLESLASLSELQRKVIGYHYLLGFPYAQIPAFLGGNPASLRRAAADGIKALRSQHQEAEEES; this is encoded by the coding sequence ATGACAACGAACCCCGCCTTCGAGCTGGTGGTGCGCCGGCACGGCCCCTCGGTGCTGCGAATGTGCACCGCCCTGCTGGGCCCGGGACCCGATGCGCAGGACGCCTGGAGCGAAACGTTCCTGGCGGCCCTGCGCGCCTACCCGGCCCTCGCTCCCGGTGCCAACATCGAGGCGTGGCTCATCACCATCGCCCGGCACAAGGCCATCGACATCCTGCGCGCCAACCACCCCGTCCCCATGGACGAGCTCCCGGAAACCGTGGTGCTTCCCGAGCTGACGGGGAAGCTGGAAATGCTGGAGTCCCTGGCCTCGCTGAGCGAGCTGCAACGCAAGGTCATCGGCTACCACTACCTGCTCGGGTTCCCCTATGCCCAGATCCCGGCATTCCTGGGCGGCAATCCCGCCTCGCTGCGCCGGGCCGCCGCGGACGGCATCAAGGCCCTGCGCAGCCAACACCAAGAAGCGGAGGAAGAATCATGA
- a CDS encoding methylated-DNA--[protein]-cysteine S-methyltransferase encodes MSELAMHEMDVLRQRLAERAAAEGLIDVSYRLVDSPVGQLMLAATERGIVRVAFAAEDFDAVLGTLAEKVGVRVLHRAAPLDAAAAQLDEYFAHARQGFELTLDHRLSSGYRLEVQLALPGIGYGHTASYKEMAALTGRPAAVRAVGTACATNPLPILVPCHRVLRSDGSLGGYLGGLEAKKVLLDLEQDRLADPSS; translated from the coding sequence ATGAGCGAACTTGCCATGCACGAAATGGATGTCCTGCGGCAGCGGCTGGCCGAGCGGGCCGCGGCCGAGGGATTGATCGATGTTTCCTACCGGCTGGTGGACTCCCCGGTGGGGCAGCTGATGCTTGCGGCCACGGAGCGCGGAATCGTGCGCGTCGCCTTCGCCGCGGAGGACTTCGACGCGGTGCTCGGCACCCTGGCCGAGAAGGTCGGGGTGCGGGTGCTGCACCGTGCCGCACCACTGGATGCGGCGGCGGCCCAGCTCGACGAATACTTCGCGCATGCGCGTCAGGGCTTCGAGCTGACCCTTGACCACCGGCTTTCCAGCGGGTATCGCCTGGAGGTCCAGCTGGCCCTGCCGGGCATCGGCTACGGGCACACCGCCAGCTACAAGGAAATGGCGGCGCTGACCGGTCGCCCGGCGGCGGTGCGGGCCGTGGGCACCGCGTGCGCCACCAACCCGCTGCCGATCCTGGTCCCCTGCCACCGGGTGCTGCGCAGCGATGGCTCATTGGGCGGCTACCTCGGCGGCCTGGAGGCCAAGAAGGTCCTGCTCGATCTCGAGCAGGACCGCTTGGCCGACCCGTCTTCCTAG
- a CDS encoding PP2C family protein-serine/threonine phosphatase, producing the protein MTSGPARILAGLDELSPLRKQIPFAGLFLVAALMAVLLPTVPVSSVTSLIAGLAVVAVALVLAVIFGRPALLRFAIIVPALDFVAAGLLRHGTGESHSIFAAILLLPLLWFAARAGRRYVIYAVLGTILSVMVPFMLGAQRENNPNELARGIFNATVFAISATVVNMLAARARQHLGSARAEAAAAAEELSRAAQIQKFLLPKKAAILPGYETAGACIPSRAVGGDFFDWYAIDGGLGFTLGDVMGKGAGAGMIAATTRAVIRSARNSDDPVKALALTSDCLATELSQAAAFATLFHARLRASDGRVLFSDAGHGLSLLIRGNGTWERLTSHELPVGLMPDATWTSREIWLAPGDMIVSFSDGVLDLYDGTLAAIAEVAELALNADCAQDIVDAVHKMASGNSNPDDVTVLAVRRSELNTAVAQDLGLGDGRALSSVSKA; encoded by the coding sequence ATGACATCAGGACCCGCACGCATCCTGGCGGGGCTTGATGAGCTGTCGCCGCTGCGCAAGCAAATTCCCTTCGCGGGGCTGTTCCTCGTCGCGGCGCTCATGGCCGTATTGCTCCCGACAGTGCCCGTCAGCTCCGTCACATCCCTCATCGCGGGGTTGGCAGTGGTTGCCGTGGCACTGGTGCTGGCGGTCATCTTCGGCCGCCCGGCACTGTTGCGCTTCGCCATCATCGTGCCAGCGCTGGACTTCGTTGCCGCCGGCCTGCTGCGCCACGGCACCGGAGAGTCACACTCCATTTTTGCCGCCATCCTGCTGTTGCCCCTGCTCTGGTTCGCCGCCAGGGCCGGACGCCGCTACGTGATCTACGCCGTCCTGGGAACCATCCTGTCGGTCATGGTGCCCTTCATGCTCGGAGCCCAGAGGGAAAACAATCCCAACGAGCTGGCACGCGGCATCTTCAACGCCACGGTCTTCGCGATCAGCGCGACCGTGGTCAACATGCTGGCCGCGCGTGCCCGCCAGCACCTGGGAAGCGCCCGGGCAGAGGCCGCCGCGGCCGCGGAGGAACTGAGCAGGGCTGCCCAGATCCAGAAGTTCCTGCTTCCCAAGAAAGCCGCGATCCTGCCCGGCTACGAAACCGCCGGGGCCTGCATCCCCTCCAGGGCCGTCGGCGGGGACTTCTTCGACTGGTATGCCATCGACGGAGGCCTCGGATTCACCCTGGGGGATGTCATGGGCAAGGGCGCCGGGGCGGGAATGATCGCTGCAACCACCCGCGCCGTCATCCGCAGCGCCCGAAACAGCGACGACCCGGTGAAGGCGCTGGCCTTGACTTCGGACTGCCTGGCCACCGAGCTGAGCCAGGCGGCAGCGTTCGCCACGCTCTTCCATGCCAGGCTCCGCGCGAGCGACGGCAGGGTCCTGTTTTCCGACGCGGGCCACGGACTGAGCCTGTTGATCCGCGGTAACGGGACATGGGAGCGACTGACCTCGCATGAACTTCCGGTGGGACTGATGCCCGACGCAACCTGGACGTCCCGGGAAATCTGGCTCGCCCCGGGCGACATGATTGTCAGCTTCAGCGACGGGGTGCTGGACCTCTACGACGGGACCCTGGCCGCCATCGCCGAGGTTGCGGAGCTGGCACTGAACGCCGACTGCGCCCAGGACATAGTGGACGCAGTCCACAAGATGGCCTCCGGAAACAGCAATCCTGACGATGTCACGGTCTTGGCCGTGCGCCGGTCCGAGCTGAACACCGCGGTTGCCCAGGACCTGGGCCTTGGAGACGGGCGCGCCCTGTCGTCGGTATCCAAGGCCTAG
- a CDS encoding ATP-binding protein — protein sequence MNEPIAGRSFRDQAIPESIEAVHVLLDELWADAPFVPDMDRMTFATAVIEAASNIVQHALPEFPTPVDLGVDISVRTHSLRAEISAFGATDPQLDTEAKGMPGPEAESGRGLALIRALVSTVTFARQDGTNIWVLSRDSTPHP from the coding sequence ATGAATGAGCCGATTGCCGGCAGGAGCTTCCGCGACCAGGCCATCCCGGAGTCCATCGAAGCCGTCCATGTCCTGCTCGACGAGCTGTGGGCAGATGCACCCTTCGTTCCGGACATGGACCGCATGACCTTTGCCACCGCCGTGATCGAGGCCGCCTCGAACATCGTCCAACATGCCCTGCCGGAATTCCCCACGCCGGTGGACTTGGGAGTCGACATCAGCGTCAGGACCCACAGCCTGCGGGCGGAGATCAGCGCCTTCGGCGCCACCGACCCCCAGCTGGATACCGAAGCCAAGGGGATGCCCGGTCCCGAGGCCGAGTCCGGGCGCGGCCTGGCGCTGATCCGGGCCCTGGTCAGCACCGTCACCTTCGCCCGGCAGGACGGCACCAACATCTGGGTCCTGTCCCGGGATTCGACACCACACCCATGA
- a CDS encoding STAS domain-containing protein — MELSHQARGSYTEVTANGRLNMVSAPTLRAYVGEVVASGSNRIVVNLAQTTFMDSSGLGALIGCLKAARQAGGDLRIAAVQPQVKMVLELTSMDRVLTSYSSTEEAFGNE, encoded by the coding sequence ATGGAGCTTAGCCACCAGGCCAGGGGGTCGTACACGGAAGTGACGGCCAACGGCAGGTTGAACATGGTGTCCGCGCCCACCCTCAGGGCCTACGTGGGCGAGGTCGTGGCCTCCGGCTCGAACCGCATCGTCGTGAACCTGGCGCAGACCACCTTCATGGACTCCTCCGGGCTCGGCGCGCTGATCGGATGCCTCAAGGCCGCCCGGCAGGCCGGCGGGGACCTGCGCATCGCGGCCGTTCAGCCCCAGGTGAAGATGGTCCTGGAGCTGACCAGCATGGATCGGGTGCTGACCTCGTACTCCTCGACCGAGGAAGCCTTCGGGAATGAATGA
- a CDS encoding glycosyltransferase family 2 protein: MARFWTRLMVVLTLILGVNYIGWRWAASLNWDAWWIAVPLVAAETYSLIDVLLFGMTVWRLKERTGAPPARPDATVDVFVTTYNEPLELVMNTALAAARIRHPHSTWILDDGDRPELRQLAADHGLGYVTRGEDWDNMPRHAKAGNLNNALMVTGGEFLLILDADQVPEPDILEKTLGYFNDRKVALVQTPQYFNNVPDDDPLGSQAPLFYGPIQQGKDGWNAAYFCGSNAVLRREALMELGLLGYVQETEKSIRRALAASKKAIRQARKAADADSPLVGAMLDEVEAAIGQADSQLAAGQSLGELTYEVQRKVDAAVRTLVQADVQALQADLEEIAAMDLAAVGETGVKVITDEAVQRLSGREWSPLGAMESVQAVLDALTVERTGEAQPLMPLATISVTEDMATAMRMHARGWQSVYHHEILAYGLAPEDIGTMMTQRLRWAQGTIQVLLRENPLTQPGLKWGQRLMYFSTMWSYLSGFAAIIYFAAPIIYLLLGILPVASLTADFFIRFIPFMVVNQVLFAVAGHGVPTWRGQQYSLALFPTWIKACTTAACNVWFGRPLGFSVTPKSRQAGGPRWSLIRPQITVAVLLVVAAIAGIVRLATGLAEPVGTLVNVAWVVFDLLVLSVLYKAVRYRGHAPGEN; the protein is encoded by the coding sequence ATGGCACGGTTCTGGACACGCCTGATGGTGGTACTCACGCTGATACTGGGCGTGAACTACATCGGTTGGCGCTGGGCAGCCTCGTTGAACTGGGACGCCTGGTGGATCGCGGTTCCGCTGGTTGCCGCCGAGACCTACAGCCTGATTGACGTGCTCCTATTCGGGATGACGGTATGGCGCTTGAAGGAACGGACCGGGGCGCCGCCGGCGCGTCCGGACGCGACAGTGGATGTCTTCGTCACCACCTACAACGAGCCGCTGGAGCTGGTCATGAACACCGCGCTCGCCGCCGCGCGCATCCGGCATCCGCACAGCACCTGGATCCTTGATGACGGGGACCGGCCGGAACTGCGGCAGCTGGCAGCCGATCACGGGCTCGGGTATGTCACCCGCGGCGAGGACTGGGACAACATGCCGCGGCACGCCAAGGCCGGCAACCTGAACAACGCGTTGATGGTCACCGGGGGCGAGTTCCTGTTGATCCTGGATGCCGACCAGGTCCCGGAACCCGACATCCTGGAAAAGACCCTGGGCTATTTCAACGACCGGAAGGTCGCGCTGGTCCAGACCCCGCAATACTTCAACAATGTCCCCGACGACGACCCGCTGGGCAGCCAGGCACCGCTCTTCTACGGGCCCATCCAGCAGGGCAAGGACGGCTGGAATGCGGCCTACTTCTGCGGCTCCAATGCCGTGCTGCGCCGCGAGGCACTCATGGAACTCGGCCTGCTCGGCTACGTGCAGGAGACCGAAAAGAGCATTCGCCGGGCCCTGGCCGCTTCCAAGAAAGCGATCCGTCAGGCCCGGAAGGCTGCCGATGCCGACTCGCCCCTGGTCGGTGCGATGCTGGACGAGGTTGAGGCTGCCATCGGCCAAGCCGACAGCCAGCTGGCGGCCGGGCAGTCGCTGGGCGAACTCACCTACGAGGTCCAACGAAAGGTGGATGCCGCGGTCCGCACCCTGGTCCAGGCCGATGTGCAGGCGCTGCAGGCGGACCTGGAAGAGATCGCCGCAATGGACCTGGCCGCGGTGGGCGAAACCGGGGTCAAGGTGATCACAGACGAAGCAGTCCAACGGCTCTCGGGGCGGGAATGGTCCCCGCTGGGCGCCATGGAATCGGTCCAGGCGGTCCTGGACGCCCTGACGGTGGAGCGCACCGGGGAGGCGCAGCCGCTGATGCCGCTGGCCACGATCTCGGTCACCGAGGACATGGCCACCGCCATGCGCATGCACGCCCGCGGCTGGCAGAGCGTCTACCACCATGAGATCCTGGCCTACGGATTGGCCCCCGAGGACATCGGCACCATGATGACCCAGCGCCTGCGCTGGGCCCAGGGCACCATTCAGGTGCTGCTGCGGGAAAACCCACTGACCCAGCCTGGCCTGAAGTGGGGCCAGCGGCTGATGTACTTCTCCACGATGTGGAGCTACCTCAGTGGCTTCGCAGCGATCATCTACTTTGCCGCACCCATCATCTATCTCCTGCTGGGCATCCTGCCGGTGGCCAGCCTCACCGCCGATTTCTTCATCCGTTTCATTCCGTTCATGGTCGTGAACCAAGTGCTCTTTGCCGTTGCCGGGCACGGCGTCCCCACCTGGCGGGGCCAGCAATACAGCCTGGCGCTGTTCCCCACCTGGATCAAGGCCTGCACCACCGCGGCCTGCAACGTCTGGTTCGGACGCCCGCTGGGCTTCTCCGTCACCCCGAAGAGCCGGCAGGCCGGCGGGCCGCGCTGGAGCCTGATACGGCCGCAGATCACGGTTGCCGTTCTTCTGGTGGTTGCCGCCATCGCCGGGATCGTGCGCCTTGCCACGGGTTTGGCCGAACCGGTCGGTACGCTTGTCAACGTCGCCTGGGTTGTCTTTGACCTGCTGGTGCTCAGCGTCCTGTACAAGGCCGTGCGGTATCGGGGCCATGCGCCCGGCGAGAATTAG